The nucleotide sequence TCGGCATACTCGTTGTACACACGCACTACATTTGGGTTTTCTGCCCTGCATGGTCTGCACCAGGCAGCCCAAAAATCAATAAGCACGTAATTTCCTCTTAAGGAACTTAGTGTGATCGTTTCTCCATCTGGAGATTGTAAAGCTATCTCAGGTGCTTCCTTACCTATCGCAAGGCTTTTCTTGCTACTTACTTCAGAAAGCAAGCTTGCTACGTGAAAATTTTCAGGCATCTCTGCTTGTAGCTCACTGGAAATAGAATCGATGAATGCAAAATTTTGCGATGCATCGATCATCTGAAGTCCGTAAAATGCAGCAAGTGATGGGCTAGCTTTTCTAATCAAATCCTTAAGTTCTTTTTCTGTGCCCTGTGCAAGATCCATCATCTGGATTTGAGCTGTTTGAAAAGCATTAGGATCATTATCAGACTGGGCCTGACGTTGATTTTGCTGAAACACTTGAATTTGCTGCCGAAAGGCTTGCATCATTTCATCCATTTGATTCTTGTATTCTGTATCATATGAGCCTGATACTTCGGAAAAACCTCTTGGATCATTTCCATGAGCATTTATCTCAACCTCTTGTTCCTCCCCAGTCAATATCAATGTGATGATCTGTCTTCCATTAAAATTAAGCCTGAAGAATGCTGGCTCATTAATCGTCAAGTACTCTTCAAAATCTCCGTTTTCATTGACATTGAGTGTATCAAATGGCTCCACGCCATTCTCGCCAATGCGCTCTACATAGACAAATCCTCCATCAGGTAACTGCTCCACATTTCCACTTAGTTTCACTCCCTCTGTTTGTTCTCCTCCACAGCTGAGGAGCCCTATTAATAAACCTAAAACTGAGAATTTTTTCATCGTACTAATCATTTCATTTTCCCCAACGCATCTTGTAAAAGATCGTTTGTTTTTTTTGGATCTGCTGTACCATTGGTCTTTTTCATTACCTCTCCCACAAACATTCCAATTAACCCTTTCTTTCCATTTTGAAACGCCTTAACCTTTTCGGGATTGGCATTTAACACGTCCAAAACTACGGCAGAAATATCTTCTTTATTTGACTCTGTAAGTCCCAAGGACTTCAAAGCCTCTTCTACGGTGGCATTCCTGTCTTTCATTAGGTACGGAAATACCTGTTTGTTGGCTAACGAAAAACTAATTCCGCCTGTCTCGATCTTCTCGACTAATGCTACTAATTGATCAGCCGTAATGGGAATGGTCTTCCGAGTCACCTCATTCATGATCGATTTAATAGGACCCATTATCCAATTTGAGATCGCCTTATAGTAGGTCGTTTTTGAGCAAGCTTCTTCAAAAAAGACAGCTACTTCTTTTTCATCGGTAAGCACCCTTGCATCGTATGCGGAAAGACTATACTCTTCAGCAAACCTTTCGCGTAATACTTTAGGCGTTGATGGCATCTTTGAGGCAATTTCTTTTAACCATTCGTCAGAAACCTCAAATGGGCTTAAATCTGGTTCAGGAAAATATCGATAGTCATTGAGTTCTTCTTTGGTCCTCATTCCTGAAGTTAACCCTCGGTCTGCATCAAACAGACGTGTTTCAGAAATGACTTCTGCTCCGCCTTTGAGCACACCAATTTGGCGCTCAATCTCATGATTTATCGCTTTACCTACATTTCGAATAGAGTTCATATTTTTCACCTCTACCTTTTTGCCCAACTCCGAATCATTGATCTTCATCACAGATATGTTTGCATCACATCTCAATGACCCTTGCTCCATATTTCCATCACATATTTCAAGGTATCGTACTATTTGCCTGATTTCTGTAAGAAATGCCATTGCCTCTTCTGCAGAATGGATCACAGGTTCCGTGACTAGCTCCACTAATGGTACTCCAGCTCTATTCAGATCAATGAATGATTCATCTGAATGTTCATCATGAATAGACTTTCCAGCATCCTCTTCCAGGTGAATTCGATTCAGCTTTACAACAGTTTTGCCATCCTTGAAAGCCACTGGCACCTCACCTCCAATACAAATAGGCGTTCTAT is from Marinobacter alexandrii and encodes:
- a CDS encoding TlpA disulfide reductase family protein; this encodes MKKFSVLGLLIGLLSCGGEQTEGVKLSGNVEQLPDGGFVYVERIGENGVEPFDTLNVNENGDFEEYLTINEPAFFRLNFNGRQIITLILTGEEQEVEINAHGNDPRGFSEVSGSYDTEYKNQMDEMMQAFRQQIQVFQQNQRQAQSDNDPNAFQTAQIQMMDLAQGTEKELKDLIRKASPSLAAFYGLQMIDASQNFAFIDSISSELQAEMPENFHVASLLSEVSSKKSLAIGKEAPEIALQSPDGETITLSSLRGNYVLIDFWAAWCRPCRAENPNVVRVYNEYADKNFEILGVSLDRTRDKWLQAIAQDGLPWLHVSDLKYWRSEAAQDYQVGAIPATFLIDPDGKIIAKNLRGASLEAKLKEIFG
- the gatB gene encoding Asp-tRNA(Asn)/Glu-tRNA(Gln) amidotransferase subunit GatB, producing MSGTTEYKAVIGLEVHIQLLTESKLFAADSTAYGQPPNTNVSVITLAHPGILPKLNKKAVEYAIRMGLACDSRISRYCIFDRKNYFYPDLPKGFQTTQDRTPICIGGEVPVAFKDGKTVVKLNRIHLEEDAGKSIHDEHSDESFIDLNRAGVPLVELVTEPVIHSAEEAMAFLTEIRQIVRYLEICDGNMEQGSLRCDANISVMKINDSELGKKVEVKNMNSIRNVGKAINHEIERQIGVLKGGAEVISETRLFDADRGLTSGMRTKEELNDYRYFPEPDLSPFEVSDEWLKEIASKMPSTPKVLRERFAEEYSLSAYDARVLTDEKEVAVFFEEACSKTTYYKAISNWIMGPIKSIMNEVTRKTIPITADQLVALVEKIETGGISFSLANKQVFPYLMKDRNATVEEALKSLGLTESNKEDISAVVLDVLNANPEKVKAFQNGKKGLIGMFVGEVMKKTNGTADPKKTNDLLQDALGKMK